The genomic window CCCCCGCACAGATTGTGAGAGAGCGGCAAATAGCAACCTACTACTGTACAGGCAGCGATGCCCGGCCTCCACTGTCAGCAAGGGGAATGGAACGACAAGATGCAAGCAAATGCGACTATTACTGGCTATCTCTCGTGTTTGCGATATGGTATCATAGGAGACGGGACGAGGAGGGTATGTTAGGTAACTACTAGATAGATAGGTAGACACATCCAGCTTGGTAAGGGAAAGCAAAGCTCAATCAAACAAGACGACCGACCCAAATCAATTCATTCAAATCACCCGGACGAAATTCCGACTCGTCTTTATCTTCCCCGCCGTCGCTGAACCAAACAAAACTTGTGACCCCTTGAACGGCAAAGCTGACCCCTGATTTGTTGGCGtccaaagaaacaaagactAGGCCTAGCATCCATCCTAAAGGCAATTAATTCAGTTATCTATCGGGCAGGGGTGTTAATCCCTAGCCCGAAGTAACCTTGGCCCACTGGAGGTCACCCCCCCAGATCAAGATCCCAATATCTACCTACGAAGTAAGGTGTAGGTAGTTTGTGTTCTAGACACCTTACTTCTGGGCTGCTTATCCTCGAGTTTCTTTCCATTATTTTCAATTAACCTTCATTCGTATAACAAGATCACCGTATTAAGATACGACTGGTTGATGTGCTGGCAAGGAAATCTTGATCGTCCCAAGGTTGACGCTTCTGCACAACGACGAAGCGACAAACATTGCTTTGCTTTGAACCACCCAGTTCCCCACAAAGACTTCTATTCTCATACGGGCACAGACAAGCACTCGTCGCGAAACGCAGAGTCTCATCTCGTTCTCGCCTACAAACCAGCTTCCAGTTTGATATTATAACATCATTTTCACGCATCAAATCCGAACGCAAACGACAAAAATACCGGCTGTCGCTATATCATAACAAACGAGTCCCATCGGCAGGTCGTTCTGCATCGCTTTGGCTAAAGGGCATGACCTCGAGTCGCTCGTCGCTATTTTGTCAAGACAACGATCCAACGACTGTGCGTGCGACACAGCGAATGCCATGGCTACCATTGCTCTCCCCCGTCCAATCCCTGCCCACCGAGCCTCCTCGGGTCTCTCTCTGAGCTCGTCGTCCATTGCTATAGACAGCATCAACGCGAACCCAGTACCGAACAAGCATCTACCAGTATGCCCTCCGGGTCCCGTCCCAAGATCCGCTCCTCACCCTCACGATAACCACCCGCCAACGCTCGAGACACTCGATTCCGACCATAATTCCGTCAACGAATCTTCCCAATCGATTCTGTTTCCTCCTGATGCCTTCCCACGCTTTAGCTCTGCCGATGGCGGCAGCCTTATCGTTTACCAGCTCACCCCCAGAGACATAGCCGACGCTCTGGATCATATTGCTAGACAACCGTTGCCAGACCCTTCGGCAGTCTTCCCATGGCTGCACGGACTGCACCCCCAGAACCACATCCAGCAGGCATTTTTTGTCCAGCGCCGCCGTTCTCTACGCCGGACGCCGCATTGTCTGCGCAGCGTGACACTCGTCAAGGCGGACGGTGATCTCAGCACCTCGCGGCTTAAAGGGGCCATTGCTCCTCAAGAGTTTCTGCAGAGTGATACGGCCGAGTTTATCGATGTTGATCCCAAGGACGGCTTTTCCGTCCGCAACTTTCAGATTCAGTCGGCGAAATCGGCCATGACTTCAGACATAGTAGTATACGGCGATGATGAACCCTTGGTGCGCAAGGTCGGCTGGGACATAGCCAATGCGCAACAAGCTTGGCGCCAGAAACATATAGACCAAGGCGATCTGGCACTCCCAGAGTACAATACCTTTGTGTGCCTTTCGCGCTTTTCCAGCTTTGAGAAGAATCACCCGGAGATAGTGGCTGTTGATTCCGGCGGCCGCTTGACCGGCAGAGTCGTCGATCTCTTTAGTCAAGAGAGGAGAGAGATGTACGCCATGACCAAAGCTTCCGAGATTGCACCAAATGTTTTTCTCGGCCCAACACCTGACCCATCTACGGGTGAGGATCAGGACTACGACATCTTTATAGAGTGCAACGACATGGCTCAGCTGAGCCCAGTCTGCCTCCAGGCAATCGTCGGGATTCCTGATGAGGTGATACAGCAGGTCTTTTTGGAATTCCCATCATCAGGGTCAATTCTGCCACCAACTTGGTCACAGGCTGAAGCAGACGGTATTCTGGACACATGTAAATGGCTTTATCACCTCGCCCAAGGAACCTGTCCGGATCCAGTCGATATCGACAACGGTGAAGCTATGACAGGGGCCGGCAGCCAGTCAAAATTTCCACCGCGAAAGATTCTCATTCACTGCCAGGATGGGTACACTGAGTCGACGATGCTTGCGATTGCATATGTTAGCTACGCGACTGGTATGCCAGTCCCCGAAGCGTGGCTGCACTTGCACACAGTCAAGAAGCGGAATTTCTTTGCGTACCCGACAGATGTTGCCCTGTTAACGGCCATAGCGCCCCGGCTGTTATCTGCGTCACCTGTTCATGCAGAAACCGCTAGCTTAGCAGAAATGACTGCAATGTTGAAGAGCGAACGGAACGAACCGAAGTGGCTGGCCGGACTCGACGGGTCTTTGCCGAGCAGGATCTTGCATTATATGTATCTCGGGAACCTCGGCCATGCAAACAACCCCGATCTTCTGCGAGAACTAGGTATCGGTCAGATCTTGAGTGTTGGAGAGACGGCAATGTGGCGTGATGGCGAGCTAGAGCAGTGGGGACCAGAAAATGTCTGTATTGTCGAGAACGTCCAAGACAACGGTATCGACCCTCTGACGTGCGAGTTCCAACGTTGTTTGGAATTCATTGGTAGGTTCTTCTTTGGAGCTCCATGGAACCCATGTCACCACCCATTTTGACTAACCAGGGATCTATCTTTTCAATTACAGAACGAGGCCGCCGCAACGGTACAGCAACCCTTGTCCACTGCCGCGTGGGCGTGTCACGCAGCGCGACAATCTGTATCGCCGAGGTCATGAAGGAGCTGAAACTTTCAGTGCCGCGGGCGTACAGCTTTGTTCGCGCGCGCCGCCTGAACGTCATTATCCAGCCACACCTGCGCTTCGCCTACGAGCTTCTCAAGTGGGAGGAGCTCTTGCAACTGCACTGGAACGGCAAGATCCAGCGCGAGCTGGAGTGGAGTGAGATCACACGCGAGATCGCGCTCATGAACCGGCCGTATGCCCGATGATTTCCAGTTGTTTAAGAGGATGCGTATTGCACTCCCCTCTAATTTTTCCCCCGAAACTTGAAAGTGGAAGGGCCATTTTCAGAGCCCATCTAAGCAGAAGCAGTAGCTTTCTCGTTGGTGTGGTGTGTGCTTGACGACGatacgagaaaaaaaaaaggtttcaCGAAAAcccttcctcttcttctctGGGTTCTTGGTTTCGTTTGACCGATTCAGCCGACAGAACCCGGAGctctttttgctttcttgCTCTATGTGTGGCAGAGATGACACTCGCTATCACGGCGTGGCTACCAAGTGTTTGTACATGATTTTGAAGGAATCTCGAGGAAAGCGTGGGGCGTGGGGAAATGTcgtgggttttttttctcaaatTTGCGCCTTGGGCTTGGGATTTCTTTTCGGATTGTTTCCCTCTTGTGTTAGTTCATCTTATTTGGGTATTTACTGGGGAATATTTTGTGGATTTTATGGAAACGGCCTTTCTTACGAATGTATTGTTGGCGATATTCATGACTCGATATGGGGTTTTCTTCTCCCACAACTACAGCTACGACTGCAACTATAACAAGATCTTGCCTGATTTAGGTGGTTTGGAAACATTGGCTGGCTTCTCGACCCGTGTGTGGCATTCTACACTGGCTTTTATGCCTTGAGACGTGGTATCCTTGGTGACGCGTGTCTCTAGACCTTGTCCACTTCCTTCTGATGTTCACTAGCTTGGATTTGGTGACGATGATTCTGTTTCACAGACAACGTATTTTATATTGGCAAGATTAACTAAGAATCCACCTTCATTTTtatctttgttctttttttttgagacAAACCGTACGCCGACGCAATGCAAATATGAGCAATCACCAAGGGGATCTGTCGAAAATAGCAAACCCCTTTTAACAGATTCCGAACACAAAAGGGGTATACACCACACGCCCCATATACCATACCGTAGCTACTTTTGTGAGCCGACCCCAGACTTTGAAATCCAAAAAAATCAATGTTCTCAGACCATAGCAAAACAGCCGAACCATTTAAAATTTCCTCTCAGGCCTCGGAGCTCACCATCAAAGTCTCCAGCATGCCACCGGTCTGGCAGGCCATCTGTGCCCTCTCGACCTCCTTGATAACCTGGCTCCTGAGCATGCGGAAACCCTGCTCGAGTTCGGGGGACCTGTCGGCGTACTCTGCGTACAGGTCCAGAAGGTGGAGGCCGACGTCGACGCAGACCGAGACGTAGCGCGGGTCGACGACGTGGCGAGTGACCCAGGCGAGGATGGGCTGCACCGTCTCCTCGTCGCGGCCCTCGAGGGCGTGCACGAGGGCGCTGCGGTGGCGCAGGGCCGTCAGCAGCGTCAGCACGGCCATGCGCGAGTGGTCCGGGGACGTGACATCAAGGACTCGGTCCAGCGCTTGCCGGTACTTCTGTTGCCTCAAGTCCTTCTGCCACCTAGGCTCCTTGGCGGCGCGGGTCTTGCGCCCCTTGCCGCCCGTGGCGTCGATGACAAAGTCGGCGCTCAGGCCGGCCTTGTCCAGGGCGAGCGAGTGCTGGGCGGCGCGCTTCCTCTTATCGCGCGCGGCGTCTATGGCGCGCAAGTCCGACACTTCAGTCATGGTGCGGGCGACCTCGAGCTCGCGTTCGCGGTCGGCCGCGGTGCCCGTCAGGCGTGTACGAATGTTGAGAAGACCGGACGCCATGCCGACGGCCAGGTGGCGGTCGGCCGCGTTAGCGCCGGCCGAGATGACGGACAGCGACGTGACGGGGGATGGGTATTTTGTGCTGGCGACAACGTTCCAGCCGCCCGACTCTGCGTCGTAAACCTTGACGTGCCCGTCGAGGCCGCCCGAC from Pyricularia oryzae 70-15 chromosome 4, whole genome shotgun sequence includes these protein-coding regions:
- a CDS encoding pps1 dual specificty phosphatase, producing the protein MATIALPRPIPAHRASSGLSLSSSSIAIDSINANPVPNKHLPVCPPGPVPRSAPHPHDNHPPTLETLDSDHNSVNESSQSILFPPDAFPRFSSADGGSLIVYQLTPRDIADALDHIARQPLPDPSAVFPWLHGLHPQNHIQQAFFVQRRRSLRRTPHCLRSVTLVKADGDLSTSRLKGAIAPQEFLQSDTAEFIDVDPKDGFSVRNFQIQSAKSAMTSDIVVYGDDEPLVRKVGWDIANAQQAWRQKHIDQGDLALPEYNTFVCLSRFSSFEKNHPEIVAVDSGGRLTGRVVDLFSQERREMYAMTKASEIAPNVFLGPTPDPSTGEDQDYDIFIECNDMAQLSPVCLQAIVGIPDEVIQQVFLEFPSSGSILPPTWSQAEADGILDTCKWLYHLAQGTCPDPVDIDNGEAMTGAGSQSKFPPRKILIHCQDGYTESTMLAIAYVSYATGMPVPEAWLHLHTVKKRNFFAYPTDVALLTAIAPRLLSASPVHAETASLAEMTAMLKSERNEPKWLAGLDGSLPSRILHYMYLGNLGHANNPDLLRELGIGQILSVGETAMWRDGELEQWGPENVCIVENVQDNGIDPLTCEFQRCLEFIERGRRNGTATLVHCRVGVSRSATICIAEVMKELKLSVPRAYSFVRARRLNVIIQPHLRFAYELLKWEELLQLHWNGKIQRELEWSEITREIALMNRPYAR